AGCTGAGCGCGCATCCATTGACAAACACAGATGCGCGGCTTAACGCAAATCCATGGATTTTATTATCAAACGCATGGTCGATATCGCCGTCGCGGGCGGGTTGCTGCTGGTGCTTTCACCATTGTTGCTGGTGCTAGCGGTGCTGGTGCGCCTGCGGCTGGGTGCGCCGATTTTCTTTACGCAAACGCGCATTGGCCGCGGCGAAGCGCCCTTCACCCTCATCAAATTCCGCACCATGACGGATGCGCGCGGCAGCGATGGCGCGTTGCTGGGCGACGATGTGCGCCTCACCGCGTTTGGCCGCTGGCTGCGCGCGACCAGCCTCGATGAGCTGCCGGAGCTGTGGAATATCCTGATGGGCGATATGAGCCTCGTCGGCCCGCGGCCGCTGCTGCCGGAATATCTGCCGTTTTACAGCGAGGCCGAAAAACTGCGCCACCGCATGCGCCCGGGCATCACCGGCCTTGCGCAGGTGAACGGCCGCAACGCCATCGGCTGGGATGCGCGCCTCGCGCTTGATGCCGCCTATGTGCAGAATTTTTCCATCGCCGCCGATGCGCGGATTTTGTGGCACACGATCGCGGTCGTGCTACAACGCGAAGGCATCAGCGCAGATGGGCATGTGACCATGCAGCGGCTGGATATTGAACGCAGCAAAGGTACCGTATGAGCAACTTTCCGCGCATTTTTCTTTCACCGCCGCATATGGGCGGGCAGGAACAGCAGTATGTCGCGCAGGCCTTTGAGAGCAATTACATCGCGCCGCTGGGGCCGATGGTCGATGGGTTCGAGCGCGCGTTTACGCAGCTGACCGGCATCCCGCACTGTGTCGCCCTCACCTCGGGCACGGCGGCGCTGCATCTTGCGTTGCGCGGGCTGGGTGTCGGCGCGGGGGATACGGTGATTGCGTCATCCCTCACCTTCATCGGCAGCATCACGCCGATTATCTATCAGGGCGCGACGCCGATTTTTATCGATGCCGATCCCGCCCATTGGACGATGGATGTGAACCTGCTACGCGAAACCCTCGCCGCGGCCAAAAAGCAAAACGCGCTGCCCAAAGCCGTGGTGCCGACCGACCTCTATGGCCAGAGCTGTGATGCCGCCGCCATCCGCGCGGTGTGCGATGAGTATGGCGTGCCGCTCGTGATCGACGCCGCCGAATCCGTCGGCGCGAGCTATGGCGACCAGCATGCGGGCTACCTTGCCCATGCCGCGGCGTTCTCGTTCAACGGCAACAAAATCATCACCACCAGCGGCGGCGGCATGCTCGCCAGCCACGACAAAAAACTGATCGACGAAGCGCGCTTCCTCAGCCAGCAGGCGCGTGACCCAGCGCCCTATTACGAGCACACGACCTATGGCTATAACTACCGGATGAGCAATATTGTCGCCGCCATCGGCTGCGGGCAGCTGGAAGTGCTGGCAGAACGGGTGGCACGGCGGCGCGCGGTGTTCGATGCTTATCATGCCGCGCTGGCCGACCTGCCGGGCATCGGGTTTATGCCCGAAGCCGCTTATGGCCGCGGCAACCGCTGGCTGAGCGTCATCACGGTGGATGCGGCGGCATTTGGCGCCGACAGCGAAACCATCCGCCTCGCGCTGGAGCAGGAAAATATTGAAGCGCGACCAACCTGGAAACCGATGCACCTGCAGCCGGTGTTCCACGGCGCGCGGATGGTGGGCGGCGCGGTCAGCGAACAGCTTTTCCGCAACGGGCTCTGCCTGCCTTCGGGCACACAGATGAGCGACGCCGACATCGCGCGGATTGTCACGGTGATTCGCGGGTGCCAGCGGTAATTACACCGCAGATTGATAATGGTTTTACTTCCCTACACAACAACCTGTCACCCCGTCGCATGACGGAGTCCACCTGTTTGCGGTGGTGAAGATGGACCCCGTCATGCGACGGGGTGACAGTTGGGGGATGACGATGCGCGCATTCAATAGAGAGAAAAGATCCTACAACACCGCCAACAACGCTTCCGCCGCTAACCGCTCGGCGAGTTTTTTGGTGCCGGCTTCACCGCGGGCGGGAGGGCTATCGCCGACGCGGGCTTCGATGATGAAATGCGGCGCGTGGCTTGGGCCATCTGCGCTGAGGACGGTATAGGTCGGCAGCGCCAGGCCGCGCGCTTGCGCCCATTCCTGCAGCGCGGTTTTGGGGTCTTTGGGTGGTGCCTTCATGGCTTGCGCCTGTGATTTCCAGAAACGGTCGATGACCGCGCGGGCAGGCACCAACCCGCCATCCAGATAAATCGCGCCGAGCAGCGCCTCACACGCGTCCTCCAGGTTGGAGGGGTTGGTGCGGCCGCCCTGCTCCGCCTCGCCGCCGCTGAGCACGAGATGGTCGCCCAGCTGCATCGAAATGGCGATTTTGGCGAGCTGGTCACCGTTGACGAGCGACACTTGCCGCTTGCTCAAATCCCCCTCCGCCTCGCCGGGAAAGAGGTGATACAGCATATCCGCAATCACAAGGCCCAGCACCGCATCGCCCAGAAATTCGAGGCGCTGGTTATGCGCATCGCCCGCATCCCGCCCGAGTGAGCGGTGGGTGAGCGCAAGGCTAAGCAAGGCCGGGTTGCGGAAGCTGTAGCCAAGCGCCTGCTGGAGGTCGGTCAATGTCACGGCGCTTGCCATTAGAGGATGGACTTCAACCACCGCCCCGGCTCGCCCTTCCATGAGAAGGCGATGATCTCGGCGCGGCCGATCAGGTTTTCAAACGGCACGAAGCCCGGCGCATTGCCATAGCCCAGCTCCTTGCTGAAGCGGCTGTCCTGCGAGTTATCGCGATTGTCGCCCATCATGAAGAAATGCCCCTCGGGCACGGTGTAGACCGCCGTATTATCCGAATTGAAGCCCGTGGTGGGGTCCTGGTTATCGGGATTGGCATCAAGCACGACGTGGCTGCGGCCGCCGGGCAGCGTTTCCTCGTAGCGCGGGATGGCATGCATCTGCCCCTGCGAATCGGGCAGGGTCACATCGCCACGGCGGGTCTGCTCGACCAGCGTACCGTTGATATAGAGCCGGTCATGCTTCATCTGCACCCTGTCGCCAGGCAGGCCGATCACGCGCTTGATGTAATCGGTGCTGGTATCGACCGGGTTGCGAAACACCACCACATCGCCACGCGCCGGCATGGTGCCAAGCACGCGCTCGCCGCCAAACATATCCGGGCTGAAGGGGAAGGAATAGCGGCTGTAGCCATAGGACAGCTTCGACACGAAGATATAATCGCCCTCATACAGCGTGCTCAGCATCGAGCCCGAGGGAATGTGGAACGGCTCATACGCCACCGAGCGGAACAGCAGCGCCAGCAGCACCGCAAACGCAAACGAGCGGAACATCTCGCCGGGCGTTTCTTTTTTCTTCGCTTTTTTCGGGGTGAGCAAGGGCGATACGGGTTGGGTCTCGGTCATGAAGCCTCTAGCTGGGTTGGCGGATGAGGCCATACAGATCATACGCATCCGCATCGGTGATATCCAAATTCACAAAGTCGCCCACGCGGATGCCTTTTTGCGCGGGCGCGAAGGCATTGCCATCCACTTCCGGTGCATCGGCGCGGGTGCGGCAGATGAGTTTCCCATCGGCGATGCCATCGACAATCGCTTGCTGGGTGGTGCCGATTTTTTTGGTGAGCTGGCGCGCGGAAATGCCCTGCGCGGCCTCCATGAAGCGGTGCCAGCGCTCCTCTTTCACTTCCTCGGGCACATGGTCACCAAGCTCGCGCGCGGTGGCGCCCACCACGTTTTCATATTTAAAGCAGCCGACGCGGTCGAGGTTCACCTCTTCCATCCAATCGAGCAGGAACTGGAAATCCTCTTCCGTTTCGCCGGGGAAGCCGACGATGAAGGTCGAGCGCACCGCGAGATCCGGCACGGCGCGGCGCCAGGCGGCGATGCGGTCGGCGGTTTTTTCCTGATTGGCCGGGCGCTTCATCGCTTTGAGCACCTTCGGCGAGGCATGCTGGAACGGGATGTCGAGATACGGCAGAATTTTGCCCTCCGCCATCAGCGGCATCACATGGTCCACATGCGGATAAGGATACACATACTGCAACCGCACCCAGATGCCGAGCGCGCTCAACGCCTCGCACAGCTCCAGCATCGAGGTTTTATATTCACGGTCACGCCAGCTGCCGGGCGCATATTTCACATCGATGCCATAGGCGCTGGTGTCCTGCGAAACGACCAGCAGCTCTTTCACCCCCGCTTTGGCGAGCAGTTCGGCTTCTTTCAGCACATCCGCAATCGGGCGGCTGACGAGATCACCACGCAGCGCCGGGATGATGCAGAAGGTGCAGCGGTTGTTGCAGCCTTCCGAGATTTTCAGATAGGCATAGTGGCGCGGCGTCAGGCGGATGCCTTGCGGCGGCACAAGGTCGGCATAGGGCTCGTGCAGGCGCGGCAGGGCTTTGTGCACGGCGTCCATCACCGCTTCGTAATGCTGCGGACCGGTGATGGCGAGCACGTTGGGATAGCGCGCGGTAATCACCTCTGGCTCCGCTCCCAAACAGCCGGTGACAACCACTTTGCCATTATCGTTCAGCGCCTCGCCGATGGCGGCAAGCGATTCCTCGCGCGCCGAATCAAGAAAACCGCACGTGTTGACGATGACCAGATCCGACCCGCGATAATCCGGCGCCAACTCGTAGCCCTCGGCGCGCAGACGGGTCAGGATGCGTTCGGAATCCACCAGCGCCTTGGCGCACCCCAGCGACACGAACCCAACGCGCGGGGCGGCGGAAACGGTGCTGTTCTTTTTGGTAGTGGCGGCGGCGCGGGCCATATGGATATTCCCTTAGAATTTTCGGGCGTTAGAGCATAGCTTCACGCCCATTGCAAGCGCCTCAGGAATCCCCGAATCCAAGGTAGGATTCCAACCGCTCGAAGGTACGGTTCATGGCGACGGATTCACCCATGCCAAACGGCATATGCCCGTAATTCAGCCATAATTGCCGTTCGGACGACCATTCACTGCGTTTGGCGATGGCCGCAAGATACAGCGCGGCCGCAAGCCCCGTGCGATCTGCCCCCGAATAACAGTGAATCAGCAGTGGCTTAGGCGCGGTGCGCATGGCCTCGATCAGCGCAAACGCCTGCCCATCCGTCAGCTCCCGGCTGCGCTTCATGCGGAAATCAATATGGGTGATGCCAAGGCTTTTCGCCTCGCGCACCTCGTCATCATACCACGGCGAGCCAATATTCTCGCCGCGCAGGTTGATGACGCTGGCGATTTTGTATTTCTCCACATAGCGCGTGAGGTCGCCCTCTTCCAGCTGCGCCGAGCGGTAAAGCTCGCCCTCGATCGTCTCATGAAAATTGCCAAAATAGAGCTGCACGCCCAGAAATATCGCCCCCAATAACACAGCAGAAACCAAAGCAATGCCTGTATATTTCAGGCGGCGTCGCAGCATTGTCTCACTCCCTCTGGGGCCTGCATGGCACCCGGTGTCTTTATGGATTTCTTACATACGCGCTGCGCCCATGTAAATCAATCGACGAAACAGGTTGAGATTCTGAAGAACAGTTGCTACACCTCCCGTCTCGCCGATACCCAAACCGGGCCATCGCGAGGAATACCCGCGTTTTTGTCAGCTAAAAACGCCGTGCGGAGGGGTGGCCGAGTGGCTGAAGGCGACGGTTTGCTAAACCGTTATAGGGGGTAAACCCTTATCGTGAGTTCGAATCTCATCTCCTCCGCCATTGTTCGAACAAGTAAGCAATTGAAATGTATGAATGATGAAATCAATAGCAATTGGAATTATGCGGTTTGCTATTTAGAGTTTCTCTTTAATGATCTTGTAATTGCCAAAGGCAGCGGTTTCTTTTGGGAAGCCAGCTCCAAACAAATATTTCTTATTTCCAATTGGCATAACTTTTCAGGCCGTTCTAATGAAGATGGACAGCCATTATCTAAAGAAACGGGCGCAACTCCGAATTCTGTTAGTTTTTATGCTTATCAGCAGTTATCTGAGCCTGATGAAAACAACCAATTTGCTCTTAATATTACAAAAACAACTGTGCCTTTAGTTCATCCCACAACAGGTGATAATCTCTGGTATGAACATCCTACTTTTGGCCGCAGAGTTGATCTTGGTGCTCTACGCGCAAGCAATATTAAGAATTTTAATCACATAGTAAAACCTGCCAACACCTTAGAAACTGACTGCGGTGAAAAGTTTTGCGTTTCACAAGACGCATTTATTGTTGGTTATCCTCTTGGATTAGTAACAGCGGCCATTCCAATACCGGTATGGAAACGGGGAACAATAGCCACTGAACCTTACATAAACCCAGATGGAAACCCTTTCATATATGTTGACGCAGCCACAAGAAAAGGAATGTCAGGATCTGTAGTTGTTGTGAAAGATACGTTCTTTGGACAACATCTGAAAAAAGACGGAACAAAGTCCGCTAATACAATTATATCTAAACATGAGCAAATTCTTGGAATCTATTCTGGACGTCTCCACCCAAATAATGTGGAGGCACAGCTTGGCAAAGTATGGAAGCGGCACTTAATTGATGAATTAGTAGAATCACCAAAAATAGCAGATACTTCACTTATTGCCGTTTCCCCTTCTTAAACCATTTGGCGATATAAGACTTCAAATCAAAGCGTTCCCAAAAATCGACGATATACTTCCGCTTCACCTCATCCTGTCGAAAATCGTCAACTAACCCACGCCATTTAAAAAAGGCCTGCGTATAGTGACGACGCTCTCCACCTAAAGCATCCTCATTCACGGAATCATATAAAACTGCAGCGCGCAGACGATGTCCGTGGTGGATAATGCATACACACCCGCTGGGGCGGCGACGCCGTCGGTGCAGAGTGCGGTGGTGGCTCGGATCTTCCCGACTCCCGGATTGCCATCGTCCATTTTAGTATCCACATTCCAGGCCTCTTCCGGCGTGATCGCCGCGAGGAGGTTACTCCCATTGACCGCTACCTGGCCGACACCAAATTGCATCCAGTTGCCTACGGTCGCGTTGCTCAGCACTGCCCACCCTGCAGGGGTGAGGCGCGCTGTGGGCGTGTTTTGCCCGATGACCACATGGTTGTTGCCCGCAGAACCGGGGACACCCGTGTAGGTGCCCTCGATCAGCCCGGCATTGGCCAAATGCTGCCATAGGCGGAACCGCTCATAAATGGTGGAGGCAAGCTGGCCGACAAACCCATCGCCATTGCCGTTGCATGTTTTGCTGTCGGTGCTGGGTTCGGCACTTGTTCCGGGGCAGACCGTCGCGGTTTGCCACAGCTGGGTGGCGTTTGGTATATCGCCGGGCAAGAAAAAATACTTTTCGCGGAAGGAATAGATCGCAGTGGCATACCGCTGCGCTTCGGTCGTAATGCTACGGATTTCCGCCGCGCGGATGAGCGATTTCCCCGCCAACACCCCCCCGACAAGCAAGCCGAGGATAACAAGGACGATCGATAGCTCTACAAGTGAAAACGCGTTGCGCATGGAATCCATTATAGATGGTTCTTTATATTCTACGCAACCAATCTATGCTCTTTAAGGACGCGACCAGCCCCTAAAACGCATCCGGGAACATCAGGGTGCAGGCGATGGTGGCGTGGTCGGTTTTGTAGGTGGCGGTGTAGTCGGTTTGGGAGGTTGAGTTGGTGCAGGAGGTGGCAAAGCCCCAGCCGGTATAGTCGCGCGCCATGACTTTGCCGGTGCCGGGGACGCCGTCATCGATTTTCTTATCGATATTCCAGGCGTCTTCCGGTTTGAACAGCGCATCCAGCGGCAGGAAGTTGGCGCGCCGCATGCCAATGGTGAACATGTTCTTGTAGTTGCGTGCATAGGTCGAGCTGTCGCCCGCCGGAACGGGCAGATACAGCATCGCCCACCCGCCTTTGCCGAATTTGGACGCGGGGGTGTTGGTGCCGGGCACTACATCCGCGCCGGGATAGGACATATACAGGGTGGGGCCGGAAAGGCCGCTATAGGTGCCCTCGATCAACCCGGCCAGCGAAAGCTGCTGCCAAAAACGAAACATTTCGCCCGTGGCGCTGACACCGGCGGCAGAGGTAATTTGCCCATCCCCATCGCCGTTGCAGGTGCCGGGGGTGGCGTTGCTGCCGGTATGGCCGGTGCAGTTGGTGTCATCCTTGCCCCAGACGGCGGTGGCGTTGGCCATATCGCCCGGGAGCGCGAAATATTTGTCGCGGAAGGTGTGGCTGGCGGTGATGTAGCGGGTGTATTCCGTGGTAACGGCGCGCAACTCGGCGGCGCTTATCAAGGATTTTCCAGCCAGAATGCCGCCGACAAGCAAGCCGAGGATGACGAGAACAATCGACAACTCGACCAAAGAGAACGCGCGTTTCATGGATTGGAGTGTACAGGATAACGGGGTTTCTTCAAGCGTGTATTGACGCGTATGCGGCTCACTTAAATAGATAAACATTGATGCTTCTTCACGAGAGGCCCTAATGCTGCCCTTGCACCTTATCTGCCGCGGTCCACCCACCGCCGAGCGCCTTGTAAAGCGTGACGCTGGCGCTGAGGCGGTCGCGGGTGGATTGGATCTGGTCGAGCTGGGACTGGAACAGTGCGCGGTCGGTATCGAGCCGTTCGAGCTGGGTGGAATAGCCCGCGTCATAACGGCGGGCGGCGATGCGGGCGGCGTCGCGGCGGGCAGTGACTTGGCGGGTTTGGGCGGCGGCGGCGACTTCGCTCGTGCGCACGGCGCTCATGGCGTTGAGTGCTTCGGCGAAGGCGCTGCGCACGACCTGCTGGTAGGTGATGATGGCGGCGTCGTTGCGGGCCTTCGCGGCATCCACATTCGCGCGGGTGCGACCGGCATCGAGGATAGGCGCGGCGAGGCTGCCGCCGAGCATCCAGTTGCGGGCGGAGCTTTTCAGTAGATTATCGACATGCTGGCTATCGAGCCCGATGAGCGCGGAAAGCGAGAGGCTCGGGAAATACGCCGCGGTGGCCACACCGATATCGGCATTGGCAGCGACCATGTCCTGCTGCGCGGCGGCAATATCCGGGCGGCGGGTGAGCAGGCTGGATGGCAGGTCGGCGGGAATGGCGGGCGGCACTGGCAGGGCGCTCAGCGCTTTGCCGCGGGCAATGGGGCGCTCGACCAGCGCATGCGGCGAGCGGCCAAGCAGGATGGACAGCGCATTCTGCTGCTCGACCTGCGCCTGCTCCAACCCTGGCAGCACGGCCTGCGCCTGCGCCAACTCGGCTTCCGCCTGACGGTAGCTCAGCGCATCGATCGCGCCGTGTTTATAGTGGCTGGCCTGATAATGCTCGCTGGATTGGCGGGTGGCGATGGTTTGTTTGGTCACCGCGATTTGCGCATCAAGCGCGAGCAGGTTGAAATAGCCGCTGGCGATGTCGCTGGCGACGGCAAGCGCCACGGCGTCGCGGTTGGCTTGGGTCGAGAGCAATTGGGCGCGGGCGGATTCCGAAGCGCGGCGCAGCTTGCCCCACAAATCCACCTCGTAGCTGAGCACGGCGGCGACGCTGAAATCGTTATACGGCTTCGCGGAACCGCCGGGATTGGTCGCGCTTTCCTTGCTGCGGCTGGTGCGGTTGGCGCCGCCCTGCGCATCCAGCTGCGGGTATTGGTTGGCTTCCGACAGGCCAAGCTGGGCGCGCGCTTGTGCGACGCGGGCGGCGGCGAGCAGCGTGTCGGCGTTGGCTTTTTGGCCCTCTTCTTCCAGCGCGGTCAGGATGGGATCGTTGAACAGCTTCCACCAATCGAGCGGGATGGGCGTGGTGGCGGTGCTGACGGCGCTCTCGTGGCTCCACAAGGTCGGCAGCTCGAGGTTCGGCATCGCAAAATCCGGGCCGACCGAACAAGCGGTGAGCAGCAGCATGGCGCTGAGGGTTAGCTTACGCATGGGGCTCCTCCTCGTGATAGGCTGGCACGGATGGCGGGGTGTGGGTCACGCTCGGGCGGCGGCGCTTGAAACGTTCGCCGAGGTTGGAGATGGTCATATAGAACATCGGGATGAAGAAGGTGGCGAGCACCGTCGCCGCAATCATGCCGCCGATGACGCCGGTGCCGATGGAATGGCGGCTGGCGGCCCCTGCCCCGCTGCTGATGGCGAGCGGCACACAGCCGAGAATGAAGGCCAGTGACGTCATCACAATCGGCCGGAAGCGTAAGTGCGCGGCGTTGATGGCAGCCTCGCGGATGGATTTGCCTTCCTTGCGCTGCATCACTGCGAACTCTACGATGAGAATGGCGTTTTTCGCGCCAAGGCCGATGAGCGTAAGCAGCCCGACCTGGAAATACACATCGTTCTGCAGCCCGCGCAACCAGGTGGCCAGCACCGCGCCGAACACCGCGAATGGCACGGCGGTGAGCACGGCAATCGGCAGGCTCCATTTTTCATACTGCGCGGCGAGGATGAGGAACACCATCACGATACCAAACAGGAAAGCGCTGGCCCCGGCGCTGCCCGCCAGTTTCTCCTGAAACGCCGTGCCCGACCAGGCGAGCGTGTAATCCGCCGAGAGTTCGTGGGTGGCGAGCTCTTCCATCACTTTGATGGCCTGACCGGAGGAATATCCCGGCGCCGGGCCGCCCATGATTTTGGCGGATGGGTAGATGTTGAAACGATCTACCAGATCCGGCCCAAGGATGCGCTTGACGGTGACCAGCGTGCTCAGCGGAATCATCGTGCCGCTCTCGGTGCGCACGAACACCTGGTTGAGATCTTCCGGCTTCTCGCGGAAATCAGCTTCCGACGACAGGCTGACGCGGAAAATGCGGCCCATCAGCGTGAAATCGTTGATGTAGTAGCTGCCAAACGTGCTTTGCATGGCGGTGAACACAGAGTTGACCGGGATGCCGAGCGCCTTGGCCTTCTCGCGGTCGAGATCGATGTAATATTGCGGAATATTGGCGGCAATGGTGGTTGAAACGCCCGCCAGCTCGGGCCGTTTCTTCGCGGCTTCCACCAGCTTCTGCGCAGTGGCGGCAATGGTTTTCACATCCGCACCGCTACGGCTTTGCAGATAGGCCTCGAAACCGCCAGTAAGGCTGATGCCGGTGATCGGCGGTGGGCTGAAGGCGATCACCATTGCCTCCTTG
This portion of the Pseudomonadota bacterium genome encodes:
- the rnc gene encoding ribonuclease III gives rise to the protein MASAVTLTDLQQALGYSFRNPALLSLALTHRSLGRDAGDAHNQRLEFLGDAVLGLVIADMLYHLFPGEAEGDLSKRQVSLVNGDQLAKIAISMQLGDHLVLSGGEAEQGGRTNPSNLEDACEALLGAIYLDGGLVPARAVIDRFWKSQAQAMKAPPKDPKTALQEWAQARGLALPTYTVLSADGPSHAPHFIIEARVGDSPPARGEAGTKKLAERLAAEALLAVL
- a CDS encoding prepilin-type N-terminal cleavage/methylation domain-containing protein; the protein is MRNAFSLVELSIVLVILGLLVGGVLAGKSLIRAAEIRSITTEAQRYATAIYSFREKYFFLPGDIPNATQLWQTATVCPGTSAEPSTDSKTCNGNGDGFVGQLASTIYERFRLWQHLANAGLIEGTYTGVPGSAGNNHVVIGQNTPTARLTPAGWAVLSNATVGNWMQFGVGQVAVNGSNLLAAITPEEAWNVDTKMDDGNPGVGKIRATTALCTDGVAAPAGVYALSTTDIVCALQFYMIP
- a CDS encoding aminotransferase class I/II-fold pyridoxal phosphate-dependent enzyme produces the protein MSNFPRIFLSPPHMGGQEQQYVAQAFESNYIAPLGPMVDGFERAFTQLTGIPHCVALTSGTAALHLALRGLGVGAGDTVIASSLTFIGSITPIIYQGATPIFIDADPAHWTMDVNLLRETLAAAKKQNALPKAVVPTDLYGQSCDAAAIRAVCDEYGVPLVIDAAESVGASYGDQHAGYLAHAAAFSFNGNKIITTSGGGMLASHDKKLIDEARFLSQQARDPAPYYEHTTYGYNYRMSNIVAAIGCGQLEVLAERVARRRAVFDAYHAALADLPGIGFMPEAAYGRGNRWLSVITVDAAAFGADSETIRLALEQENIEARPTWKPMHLQPVFHGARMVGGAVSEQLFRNGLCLPSGTQMSDADIARIVTVIRGCQR
- a CDS encoding prepilin-type N-terminal cleavage/methylation domain-containing protein, whose translation is MKRAFSLVELSIVLVILGLLVGGILAGKSLISAAELRAVTTEYTRYITASHTFRDKYFALPGDMANATAVWGKDDTNCTGHTGSNATPGTCNGDGDGQITSAAGVSATGEMFRFWQQLSLAGLIEGTYSGLSGPTLYMSYPGADVVPGTNTPASKFGKGGWAMLYLPVPAGDSSTYARNYKNMFTIGMRRANFLPLDALFKPEDAWNIDKKIDDGVPGTGKVMARDYTGWGFATSCTNSTSQTDYTATYKTDHATIACTLMFPDAF
- a CDS encoding tyrosine-protein phosphatase: MLRRRLKYTGIALVSAVLLGAIFLGVQLYFGNFHETIEGELYRSAQLEEGDLTRYVEKYKIASVINLRGENIGSPWYDDEVREAKSLGITHIDFRMKRSRELTDGQAFALIEAMRTAPKPLLIHCYSGADRTGLAAALYLAAIAKRSEWSSERQLWLNYGHMPFGMGESVAMNRTFERLESYLGFGDS
- a CDS encoding efflux transporter outer membrane subunit, producing the protein MRKLTLSAMLLLTACSVGPDFAMPNLELPTLWSHESAVSTATTPIPLDWWKLFNDPILTALEEEGQKANADTLLAAARVAQARAQLGLSEANQYPQLDAQGGANRTSRSKESATNPGGSAKPYNDFSVAAVLSYEVDLWGKLRRASESARAQLLSTQANRDAVALAVASDIASGYFNLLALDAQIAVTKQTIATRQSSEHYQASHYKHGAIDALSYRQAEAELAQAQAVLPGLEQAQVEQQNALSILLGRSPHALVERPIARGKALSALPVPPAIPADLPSSLLTRRPDIAAAQQDMVAANADIGVATAAYFPSLSLSALIGLDSQHVDNLLKSSARNWMLGGSLAAPILDAGRTRANVDAAKARNDAAIITYQQVVRSAFAEALNAMSAVRTSEVAAAAQTRQVTARRDAARIAARRYDAGYSTQLERLDTDRALFQSQLDQIQSTRDRLSASVTLYKALGGGWTAADKVQGQH
- a CDS encoding sugar transferase; the encoded protein is MDFIIKRMVDIAVAGGLLLVLSPLLLVLAVLVRLRLGAPIFFTQTRIGRGEAPFTLIKFRTMTDARGSDGALLGDDVRLTAFGRWLRATSLDELPELWNILMGDMSLVGPRPLLPEYLPFYSEAEKLRHRMRPGITGLAQVNGRNAIGWDARLALDAAYVQNFSIAADARILWHTIAVVLQREGISADGHVTMQRLDIERSKGTV
- the lepB gene encoding signal peptidase I, producing MTETQPVSPLLTPKKAKKKETPGEMFRSFAFAVLLALLFRSVAYEPFHIPSGSMLSTLYEGDYIFVSKLSYGYSRYSFPFSPDMFGGERVLGTMPARGDVVVFRNPVDTSTDYIKRVIGLPGDRVQMKHDRLYINGTLVEQTRRGDVTLPDSQGQMHAIPRYEETLPGGRSHVVLDANPDNQDPTTGFNSDNTAVYTVPEGHFFMMGDNRDNSQDSRFSKELGYGNAPGFVPFENLIGRAEIIAFSWKGEPGRWLKSIL
- the rimO gene encoding 30S ribosomal protein S12 methylthiotransferase RimO, with the translated sequence MARAAATTKKNSTVSAAPRVGFVSLGCAKALVDSERILTRLRAEGYELAPDYRGSDLVIVNTCGFLDSAREESLAAIGEALNDNGKVVVTGCLGAEPEVITARYPNVLAITGPQHYEAVMDAVHKALPRLHEPYADLVPPQGIRLTPRHYAYLKISEGCNNRCTFCIIPALRGDLVSRPIADVLKEAELLAKAGVKELLVVSQDTSAYGIDVKYAPGSWRDREYKTSMLELCEALSALGIWVRLQYVYPYPHVDHVMPLMAEGKILPYLDIPFQHASPKVLKAMKRPANQEKTADRIAAWRRAVPDLAVRSTFIVGFPGETEEDFQFLLDWMEEVNLDRVGCFKYENVVGATARELGDHVPEEVKEERWHRFMEAAQGISARQLTKKIGTTQQAIVDGIADGKLICRTRADAPEVDGNAFAPAQKGIRVGDFVNLDITDADAYDLYGLIRQPS